From one Rhopalosiphum padi isolate XX-2018 chromosome 2, ASM2088224v1, whole genome shotgun sequence genomic stretch:
- the LOC132920582 gene encoding protein AATF-like yields MSSFNEEISSNDEVGSDEEMVSNDEIDSEEYGSDIEIESNEEFIGSDDEENYSEDGSSSQDIAKPSADMEKAQIVIAHKEFYDNLLLLRIKLQKCLALANTLPQDFDKITEEDKEVCTYDTVKDLEQYLTMVVKYQTELLAKNQNIKMIDKDKANVLTNKLNHKDFENVLQAHHEIFKPYRNETIQFWNERTKLASGKAAKSDFSAFDQPTLLQIDQIMADKTRLIERTQIKRSKYCIVGNPESINNDVDQEIFDDDDFYHKLLRDYIENKTADVTDSTQLGKQWLQLQKLRSKMKRKIDTRSTKGRKLRYTVHTKLMNFMAPNDQSSWSDEAKQDLYNSLFGKKSTG; encoded by the exons ATGTCATCTTTTAATGAAGAAATAAGTTCTAACGACGAAGTTGGTTCCGACGAAGAAATGGTTTCCAATGATGAAATAGATAGTGAAGAATATGGTTCGGACATTGAAATTGAATCCAATGAAGAATTTATTGGTTCTGATGATGAAGAAAACTATTCTGAAGATGGATCAAG TTCACAGGATATTGCCAAACCTTCAGCTGACATGGAAAAGGCACAGATTGTTATTGCACATAAGG aattttatgaCAATTTATTACTCCTTCGCATAAAGCTTCAAAAATGCCTTGCACTTGCCAATACTCTTCCACAAGACTTTGATAAAATCACCGAGGAAGACAAGGAAGTATGCACCTATGACACTGTAAAAGATTTAGAACAGTATTTGACAATGGTAGTAAAATATCAAACAGAATTACTTGcaaagaatcaaaatattaaaatgat tgatAAAGACAAAGCTAATGTGTTGACAAATAAGCTGAATCATAAAGACTTTGAAAATGTCTTGCAAGCACACCATGAAATATTCAAACCTTATAGAAACGAGACCATACAGTTTTGGAATGAACGAACAAAGCTCGCATCAGGAAAAGCTGCAAAATCAGATTTCTCTGCTTTTGACCAACCTACATTGTTACAAATTGATCAAATAATGGCTGATAAGACTAGGTTAATTGAACGTACTCAAATCAAACGGTCCAAATATTGCATTGTTGGTAATCCAGAATCAATAAACAATGATGTTGATCAGGAAATATTTGATGATGATGATTTCTATCACAAATTACTTAGGgactatattgaaaataaaaccgCTGATGTTACAGATTCAACTCAACTTGGAAA acAATGGTTACAATTACAAAAACTGAGGAGTAAAATGAAACGTAAAATTGATACCAGATCAACTAAAGGAAGAAAGCTCAGATATACAGTTCATACAAAATTGATGAATTTCATGGCACCCAATGATCAATCCTCGTGGTCAGATGAAGCTAAACAGgatttatataattctttatttggtaaaaaaagtACTGGATGA
- the LOC132920583 gene encoding cyclin-dependent kinase 1-like has product MDNYDKLEKIGEGTYGVVYKCMELSSKEIVAVKKIRMEMEDEGIPATAIREISILKELNHPNIVNLREILMDDSRLYLVFEFVPMDLKKFIDSRPKKHLDEITTKSFTYQLLVAIYFCHVRRILHRDLKPQNILIDTKHNILKVADFGLGRTFGLPIRVYTHEVVTLWYRAPEVLLNTQRYGCPIDVWSIGCIFAEMAQGKPLFQGDSEIDQLFRIFRILTTPTEDTWPGVSDLKDYKPTFPKWSDNMLADSVKNLSSNGVDLMRQMLVYDPSKRINARDSLQHSYFKDLNKSILPALPEIKF; this is encoded by the exons ATGGACAATTATGATAAATTGGAAAAAATTGGAGAAGGAACATATGGTGTTGTTTACAAATGTATGGAACTTTCATCAAAAGAAATTGTGGCTGTGAAGAAAATTCGTATGGAAATGGAAGATGAAGGTATACCTGCTACGGCCATTAGAGAAATTAGTATTTTGAAAGAACTCAACCATCCAAATATTGTGAA ttTACGAGAAATTCTTATGGATGATTCAAGATTATATCTTGTATTTGAGTTTGTTCctatggatttaaaaaaattcattgatTCGAGGCCTAAAAAACATTTAGATGAAATTACTACAAAATCATTCACTTatcaa ttATTAGTTGCTATATACTTTTGCCATGTGAGACGAATTTTGCATAGAGATCTGAaaccacaaaatattttaatcgacaCTAAGCATAACATACTGAAAGTTGCTGATTTTGGTTTAGGCCGTACTTTTGGTTTGCCAATTCGTGTGTATACTCATGag GTAGTAACACTATGGTACAGAGCTCCTGAAGTATTATTAAACACACAACGTTATGGCTGTCCTATTGATGTTTGGTCCATAGGATGTATATTTGCAGAAATGGCACAAGGAAAGCCATTATTTCAAGGAGATTCAGAAATTGAtcaattatttcgtattttcag gATTTTAACTACTCCAACTGAAGACACTTGGCCAGGTGTTTCTGATCTTAAAGATTATAAGCCGACATTTCCAAAATGGAGTGATAATATGTTAGCAGATTCAGTTAAAAACCTCAGTTCTAATGGAGTGGACTTAATGCGG caaaTGTTGGTATATGATCCAAGCAAACGAATCAATGCAAGAGATTCACTTCAACATAGTTATTTCAaggatttaaataaaagtattttaccaGCTCTTCCTgagattaagttttaa